A genomic region of Haliaeetus albicilla chromosome 8, bHalAlb1.1, whole genome shotgun sequence contains the following coding sequences:
- the GPR52 gene encoding G-protein coupled receptor 52, with protein MNQSRWIEWRTLNMSSSVMNISEHLSCPLGFGHYNAVDICILETVVIVLLTFLIIAGNLTVIFVFHCAPLLHHYTTSYFIQTMAYADLFVGVSCLVPTLSLLHYSTGVHESLTCQVFGYIISVLKSVSMACLACISVDRYLAITKPLSYNQLVTPCRLRICIILIWIYSCLIFLPSFFGWGKPGYHGDIFEWCATSWLTNAYFTGFIVCLLYAPAAFVICFTYFHIFKICRQHTKEINDRRARFPSHEVDAAGETGHSPDRRYAMVLFRITSVFYMLWLPYIIYFLLESSRVLENPALSFLTTWLAISNSFCNCVIYSLSNSVFRLGLRRLSETICSSCMCLKDRDVRDPKPRKRANSCSI; from the coding sequence ATGAACCAGTCCCGATGGATTGAATGGAGGACTCTGAATATGAGCAGTAGTGTTATGAACATATCTGAGCATCTCTCCTGCCCTCTTGGATTTGGTCACTACAATGCAGTTGACATCTGTATCCTTGAGACAGTTGTTATTGTCTTgctaacatttttaattattgcgGGTAACTTAACTGTGatatttgtttttcactgtGCTCCACTTCTGCATCATTATACCACCAGCTATTTTATTCAGACCATGGCCTATGCTGATCTTTTTGTTGGAGTTAGCTGCTTGGTTCCTACTTTGTCACTGCTCCACTACTCGACAGGTGTCCACGAGTCCTTGACTTGTCAAGTTTTTGGATATATCATCTCTGTGCTAAAAAGCGTATCTATGGCATGTCTTGCTTGCATCAGTGTGGATCGCTATCTCGCTATAACAAAGCCTCTCTCCTATAATCAACTGGTCACACCTTGTCGCTTGAGAATCTGCATCATTTTGATCTGGATATACTCTTGTCTGATCttcttgccttccttttttGGTTGGGGAAAACCTGGTTACCATGGAGATATTTTTGAATGGTGTGCTACCTCCTGGCTAACTAATGCCTATTTTACTGGCTTTATTGTGTGCTTACTATAcgctcctgctgcctttgtcATATGTTTCACGTATTTCCACATCTTTAAAATTTGCCGGCAGCACACCAAAGAGATAAATGATCGGAGAGCTCGATTTCCTAGCCACGAAGTGGATGCTGCTGGGGAGACTGGGCACAGCCCCGATCGCCGCTATGCCATGGTTTTGTTTCGGATAACTAGTGTGTTCTACATGCTGTGGCTCCCCTATATCATATACTTTCTGCTGGAGAGCTCTAGAGTGTTGGAAAACCCAGCACTTTCCTTCTTAACAACGTGGCTTGCTATAAGCAATAGTTTCTGCAACTGTGTGATTTATAGCCTCTCCAACAGCGTTTTCAGGCTGGGACTGCGGAGACTGTCAGAGACAATATGTTCATCTTGTATGTGTTTAAAAGACAGGGATGTACGGGACCCTAAACCACGAAAACGGGCTAATTCCTGCtccatttaa